Genomic segment of Helicobacter enhydrae:
GGAATCCATTTACGCCATTTCCAAATCTACAACACCACCTTGAATGGATTATATCTAAAGCTAGACAATAAGCTAGTGCTCACGCTTGATGAGCTTGTTCTCACATCAGATCAAAGCGAAAGCTCCACACTCAATCCACAAGATGCTTTTGGTTGGTTTCAAAACAGCTTGATTGCGATGTCATATTTCCAAAAAATACAAATCAAAAAAATCATCTTCCCCAACAAAGAACAAGCTTCTATTCTGTATGATGGAAAACAATATGAGCTTATCTTCCCCTCGCTCAAAGCTCATTTTGAAATCACCCAAAAGCAAGACGATCTACTCTTGGAAGTCGAAAAACTTGACTTTGAGCAAATGCAGATCGCACTCAAAGGCAGTCTCAATTTCTCTCCACACAAAAAACAATTAGTTTTTAATCTTATCGCCAATACCTATCGCGAAAATATAAACGAAAGTGAAAAAGCCATTATCAAAGGAGATAGCAATCTCAAAAAACTCAATGTCCAAATCTATACCACGCCCATCAAAAATCTCAAGGCATTCCAAAAAGAGATTGCCCAACTCCCAACGCTTGATGATTGGCTCATGCAAAAAGCTTCATTTGATAGCATCAGGATCACCAATCTCTACTTCACCACAACGCTTGATGAGCGTTTTACAAAAAATCTCCTCAAAAGCCTCTATGCCGAAGTCCAAGTCAGCAATGTCAATCTCAAACTTCAAGAAGCACTAGAGCCTATCCAAACACCTTTGCTCACAATGCGTTACAAAAGCAACAAATTGGGTTTTGAGCTAGAGAATCCTACCTATGCAGACATCTCACTTCAGGGGAGCAAAGTGGAGATTCTTGATTTGGATTCAAACCCAAAAACCATTGTTTCACTGCGATCTACAAATGCTGTTTTGGATGAGCGTATGCATCAACTTCTACAAGCCTATGATGTGGATTTTGACATCAATCAATCCAGTTCTCTCCTTGATCTAAAGCTCCAGCTTGCATTCTCCACTAACCAAGACGACACGACACGCTTTGAAGCTTTGGGAGAAATCACTTCTCAAAATGCACAACTCGATATTTTTGGAATGCCATTGTTTGCCAAAACACTCAAAACCCAATTAGACATCACGCCAGAAGAACAAAAAATCTACATCACAGAAAGCGAGGTTGCACTTGAAAATCCAAAACTCTCAGGACTGATTGATTGCCAAATCGACTTGAACACCCAGCAACTTACAGGGGAGATCACTCCACAGCTTTTGGATATTTCATTTGGCGACACTCCAATCACCCAAATCCTAAAAATCCAAAATGCCACCCAGCCTTTTGATGTCCAACTTGACTTCGCAGATCAAACCACTCTTACGATTCCAGAGTTTGAAACCCAAATTATTTTTGATACCAACAAACAAATCAATCTAGAAAATCTTTCCAAACTCTATCCCTTCTCTCCAATGCTCCAACATTTAGCAATCCAAGCAGGTAGTGCAAACCTACAAACCAAAGATTTTGAACACTTCATCATCCAAACTCGCCTTAAGCAACTCACCTATCCTATTTTTGATTCACATTGGAATCCCATCACAGAGCTTGAAGCCACCATCAAAATAGACCCCCACAATTTCTCACTCGCAACCACAGACAATCATTTGCAAATCGATTTTCAAGATCAATTCCTCAAAGTCCTGCTCAAGAACTATTATTTCACCACCTCAGCAATTCAAGACAACAAAGTCCCTATACTTGCTTTTTTGGCAAAAAATCAGGAGCAAGAAGAAACAACAGAGGCACAACAGCAACATTCAGACACGCCGACTCTGAAAGTCTATTTCGAATCTCAAAACTCCAAAATCAAATACAAACAAGTGATTGTTCCTAGCGATGAGATTGTCATCAATTACAAAAACGGCAAAATCAAAGGGGATTTGATGTATAAAAATGGTATTGCCAATTTGGATTTTTATGATGACATTATCAAATTCAAAGCCAATAATTTTAGTCCATCATTTGTCAATACCTTATTTGGCAAAGATATCGTCGAAGGTGGATTATTTGGCATCAAAGGAATCTACAAAAACAAAGTATTGCGTGCAGAAGTTGAAATACAAAACACAATCTTTAAAAACTTCGCCACACTTCAAAATGTGCTTGGTTTGATTGATACCATTCCCTCACTGATTGTATTCAAAAAACCCGGGCTTGGTGCCAATGGATACCAAATCGAACAAGGACGCATTAGAATCAATCTCAACGATGAATATCTTGCTCTCAAAAAAATCGATTTGGTCGGCAATTCTATCGATGTGAGCGGTGGTGGGATTATCACACTTGCGACACAGGAAATGGATATTGCCCTAACAATTTCAACAATCAAATCCCTCTCTGAAGTTTTAAGCAAAATTCCAATTGTTGGATATTTATTATTAGGCAAAGAAGGTAAAATATCAACAGGTGTAATTTTGAAAGGAACGCTTGAAAAACCAAAATCTGAAGTCACAATCGCCGAAGATATCATCAGTGCGCCATTTAAAATCATCGAGAGAATCTTTACATCAGACTAAGGAGATCTTATGACACTTTTTGAGGGCAACCCAAACCAATCATACAAAGTTTGTGCCATACACACTCAAGATATGGCATTAAAAAATAGATTATTTTCGATGGGCATTTCCAAAGATGCAAAAATCACAATCGACTGCTTCACGCCAAACAAAGCCACCCTTGCAGTCCAAGTCAATCAAACCAAAATCGCTCTTAGAAACACAGAAGCACAAAACATTATCGTTGAGGCAATATGAGCCAAAAGGCACAAATCATCAAAAAACGATTCTTGTTGCACTATCAGCATCCAAAAACAGAATTGAAATACAACAATCTCTATGAGCTTCTTGTCTGTGTGATGCTTTCTGCACAATGCACTGATAAAAGAGTCAATCTCATCACCCCAGCCCTTTTTGCTACATATCCCACCATTGCCATCCTTGCTCAAGCAGATCTTGAAGAGGTAAAATCCCACATCCAAAGTTGTTCTTTTTTTAACAACAAGGCTCAAAACCTTATTGCAATGGCACAAAAAGTGATTCAAGATTTTGATGGCAAGATACCCCACACACAAGAAGAACTCAAAACGCTTCCGGGGGTTGGGCAAAAAACTGCCAATGTTGTTTTGATTGAGTATTTTGAGCAAAACTTTATGGCTGTGGATACTCATGTTTTTAGAGTTTCTCATCGTTTAGGACTTAGCAAATCAAAAACGGCGGCAAAAACAGAGGAAGATTTAGTAAAATTATTTAGAGATAATTTAAGTCCTTTACATCAAGCATTCGTTTTGTTTGGTCGCTATATTTGCAAGGCACTCAAACCTGATTGCCAACATTGTTTCGTGCAGGACTTATGTGTGACAAAACAAAATTTTAAACCATAAACAAGACAAGGAAAGTCAATGAACCCTCTTATTTCTAGCTTTATTGAAACTATCCAATCAAGCATCAATATCAAACCCACGCAAATCTCTGAAGGGGTGCGTCAAGGCTTTGTTTCTAGCATCAAACTTCAGAATCAAGAGATCTTTTTTTGTTGTGAATTGACTTTTCTCAAACTTCTAGCAAGTGAAATGCTTTTTGAAGATCAGCCTAGTCAAGAGATTTTGCTTGACTTGAGCAAAGAACTAGCCAATCTTGTTGTGGGACACGCCAAGGTTTTATATTCCAAACAAAACAAACATCTCAATCTTGGGACACCGCAATTTTGGGGAGAGGATTATACAATCCAACAAAACAATGGACTGCATTTTGAACTAAATGGGACAAAATGCAGTATCTATATGGAGTGACAAAATGGCAGAAACTAGCATTCTCAATCAAGATTACGAACACACGCAAAAAGAAGTAGAACTTGCCAAAAGTTTTGAAACAATGATGGCAAATTATGCCGGACTTTTAGATATGGATGTGGTATTTGACGCACAACTTGCCTCTACAAGATTGAGCCTAAAAGACATTTTGAAACTCGAAAAAGGCTCTGTGATCGATTTGCAAAAACCTGCAGGAGAGAGTGTAGAGGCATTTGTCAATGGTAGAGTGATCGGAAAAGGGGAGGTGATGGTGTATGAGAAAAACCTCGCTATCCGCCTCAATGAAATCCTTGATTCTGATGCAATTGTGTATTACATCACACGAGAGAGAATCTGAATTGTCACTCAATGCCAAAACACTGCAAAAGTTTTTTTTCTTATTGTTGGCACCCGTTTTTCTAAATGCCGACACCATCGATGCCAAAACCCCCATAGAGACTTCAGATTTTTGGTGGCAATATGCTGCTGTCATTCTCATTCTCCTCTCTCTGATCGGCTTACTCCTCTATGTCAAAAGAAAAAACCAGAATTCATTGCAAAAAAACATTGCATTTCAACAGGTTTATTTGACTTCACATCTCAAGCTTCTCACCATTGAAATCAATCACAAAACATATCTTGTCCTTTGCAATCAAAAAGAAATGATCCTTCTTGATTCAAGTACACAGCATAACAAACAAGAGGATTTTATGGAGCTCATTCAAGAGGAGTGATATGACACAATATCGCCTTATTATCACTTGCTCACTCTCGCTTCTATTGCACCTAGCATTGATAGCTTTGTTTTTGCACAACTCCAAAGAATTAGGATTCAAAAAGGGAGTTGGGGATGAACGCATCAATGCTTCTTCTTTTCGTTTTAGCGATGCAAATGCCCAAGCCAAATACGCCAAAAACGCTCAACCTCAAACACAAAAATCCAGCAGTCACCTTCAAAAGCAAGTGACCAAAACCAAACCCCAAAAAAACCACAATCCTCAGAATCAAACAACCCCCAATCATCCATTGCAACAAACAAGCACCAATCAAGACAAGCCTCAAGAAGATTCCCTCCCCCCCACTCCGACTTATCAAGCCAGTGAGGCACCTCCTATTGAAGAAACCCTCGCTTTCCAACTCGCTGATACCCAAACAAAACAAAACATCTCTCAATTTTATGGAGCGGATTTTGGACAACTTGGTTTTGAAGAAAAAGAATTCATTCTCAACAATCTCTCCTATATCGGAAAAATCACACAGAGATACCTACGCTACCCACCCAATGCCGGGATGTTGGCTCAAAGTGGCGGCAATGTCATAGAGTTTTATTTGCACCCCAATGGCGATATTTCAGATCTCAAAATCATCAAAGAGAGTGGCTATATCTTGCTAGATCGCAACAGCATCAAAACCATAGAGATCGCCTACAAAGACTATCCGCACCCCAAAACAAAAACACTTATACGCTTCTATATCAATTATTATCTACGCAGACATTAGGCGACTTTTTTCTCAAAAACTCCAAAACTCTAGCTAACACATCATCGTCATCTTTGCTATTTGCCACAAGCACTTCTTTGGTTGCATCATTAAACTGCACGCTGATGTTTTGCCCATAATTTGAAATCATTTTGACCCCACAAGCACCGCCCAAAATTTTAATCAAAATCAAATCCAAAAATTGCCTACTATACACATCTAGTTTGCCAAAGCGATCTTCGATCTCTGCTTGTATTTCAAACACATCAGTCACACTTTTACACAACGACAAACGGCGATAGAGCTCAAGCCTCAAACGATCTGAAGCAATGAGTTCGGGATTAAGATAGGCACTCACATTGAGTTTGAGCTCTACACTTTTGGCATACAGAGTTTCACGACCACTCAAGGTATTGATACAATCCTCCAACATCTTGAGGTATAGCCCATAGCCAATGTTTTTGATATGCCCACTTTGAGCCTCGCCTAACAGATTCCCACCACCGCGAATCTCCAAATCGTGATATGCCAAAGAAGCCCCGCTCCCCAAATAGCTATTACGCTCCAAAGCCAAAAGTCTTTTGCGCGCATCTTGTGTCAGTCGCCCCTGATCTTGAAGCAAAAAATAACAAAAGCCAATCTTGCTCCCTCTCCCCACTCTTCCACGCAATTGGTGTAAATCTGCGATTCCAAAGCGATCGGCCCCCTCTACAATCATCGTATTGGCATTATCAAGATGAATCCCTGATTCGATGATAGAGGTGCAAAGCAAGACATCATATTCCCCTTTTGCAAAATCTGCAATCACCCTCTCTTCTTGCAAATCCCCGACTTTGGAATGAATGATACCAATCCTCAAATGAGGCATCAAATCAAGCAACTCTTGTTTTTTCTGCTCAATACTTGCGATGTGGTTATGGATAAAAAAGACCTGCCCCCCACGACGCATCTCGCGAGAAATCACCTCTTTGATCAACCCATCATCGCCCTCTTTGACAAATGTTTTCACTCCCTCACGCTCTTTGGGGGGAGTTTTTAGGACACTCATACCTTTGATTGAAGAGAGTGCCATATTTAATGTTCTAGGAATAGGAGTGGCTGACATAGAAAGCAAATGCACATTTTGGCTCAACTCTTTGATTTTTTCTTTTTGCTTAACTCCAAACTTGTGCTCTTCATCGACAATCAACAATCCTAGCTTTGCAAACCTAGCCCCAAGCACACTATGAGTTGCCACCAAAATATCAATCTCTCCATTTGCTACATTCTCAAGCACTCGCTTTTTGTCTTTGCTATTAGAATCAAGTTTAGCCACACGCATTCCAAATGGCTCGAAGCGTTTTTGCAAAGTCGCATAATGCTGAGAGGCAAGTAGGGTTGTAGGCACCACCAATGCCCCTTGAAAATGATTCTTGCAAACTGCATAGAGTGCGTTCATCGCCACTTCAGTTTTGCCAAACCCCACATCTCCGCTCAAAAGTCGATCCATCACCTTCCCACTCCCCAAATCTTGCAAAATCTCTTGAATGCTAGTGCTTTGATCTAGTGTCAAATTAAACCCGCAATGTTTTTGGAAGTTTTGCAACTCATAGTCTTCTAAAATGATCTGATCCCCCTCCAACAAATCGCGTTTAGCCGCCAATGCAATGATACTTCCAGCAATCTCAAACAATTTCCCCTTCACTTTTTCTTTGAGCTTTGCAAAAGTTCCTTTGCCCAAACGATCCAGTGTGGGCACTCCTCCAGCATTTGCGACATAGCGATCGATCAAATGTAGATTTTCCACAGGCAATAGCAAAGAATCTTCCCCTTGATAATCAATACGCATAAAATCACGCACACTCCCCACAACTTGCGTCTGCACAATCCCTCTGAAAATCCCCACACCATAATCGCTATGGACTACATACTCCCCGACACTCAATTCATCAAGCAAAATCTTAGGGCGGCGTTTTTTGAGTTTTTTTTGTTTTTTGTTGATGGATAGTATCAGCTTTTGGGGAGTGAGGATATTCACAATGCAAGGAGACACTTCGCACTTCACACCACTAAGATCATAGGAGTATTTCAAATGCTCAAACATCGATTCTTGTGGTGCCAACAAAACAATCTGTCTATCCCCATAACCAGCGATAAAGTTCGCTAGATTTTTGAGCTCAAATGCCACATCACAATACCTCTCATCTTGATGAAGCACCACAAACTCTTCCAAATCTTGCAAACACAGATCGCTTTGCTCTTTGAATTCAAAAAAACTCTGTGCCTCCACAACTGCCTGAGGAGTGATGGCAGTCTTATAAACTTTGGGTAGCAAGACTTTGTTTTGCAAAAACCAAAACCCAAAACTCCTCATATCCGCACTCAAAGATTGAGTGCATTTTTGAGAGATTTCTTCTTGTAGTGATTCTGCCTCTTTGGCATCCAAAGAAAACAAAGCCGGAGGAATCTCTAGCGTTTGATGATGTAGATTGAGGCAAATTTGAGTTTGCAAATCAAAAGTTTTGATATCTTCAACAATGTTGTCAAAAAAAGAAATACGATATGGATTTGCACTAGAAGGCACAAAAATATCCACAATATCCCCGCGGAAACTAACCTCCCCCTCCATTTCCACAAGATCCACAACCTCATATCCCAAATCTAGGATTTTCTGTTGGAATGCTTGCAAATCCAAATCTTGGTTTGGGGCAATCTCTAGCCCACCAAAATGTTTTGCACAAGGCATACGATACACAACGCTAGAAAATGGGGAGATCAGAAGTTTTTTGCCCTCATAAGCATAAAACTCTCGCAAAATCGCAAAAAGTGCGGAGAGTTCTTGCGAAAAGCTACGCAAATCATCTCCAAAAATTGCACGAAAATGAGGCAATACAAAGGGCTTGATTCCACAAGCAAGATACTCCATCATCTCACAAGCTTCACTAGCCTCATTATGATCTGCAACAAGCAAGAGCTCAAAATCAATCAAACCTTGCTCTGCAAGTTTATATAAACAACTTGCAATCATCTACTCTAGTCTATCCCCATCTTCGACGATACTCTCTCCGGTCAAAATCCCTTTTCTCTCAATCACAAGTTCGTGACTTGTTACCTTTCCATCAATCTTGCCTTGAGGCATAATTTCAACAACTCTTGATTTCACACTGCCGACAAATTTTCCATTCACGATAAGTTTTTCTGAATAGATTTCGCCATTCACAACGCCACTTTTGCCAATATTGATAGTATGCGAGGAGTGGATCACGCCCTCAAACTCACCATCGATATGCAAATGACATTGAGTGTCAATCTCTCCTTTTATTTTTGTTCCACTTGCAATGATGGTTGCTCCACTTCCTTCATTAGTGTGTTGATGATCTTGAGTAAAGATTGCCATGGGATATTTTTCTCCTTTTTAAAAATTAAATCAAAATCCTTCATATTCCACTCTACAAAATTCTTGGGATCGATATATGCACCCAAGAAACGGATTTCATAATGCAGATGTGCCCCCGTGCTCAAACCAGAATTGCCACTATAAGCGATAATCTGCCCTTTTTTGACAAAATCTCCTCTTGCCACTAGCACATTGCTCAAATGTGCATAAAAGGTGCGGAATCCAAATGAGTGATCTAGCTTGATAAGATTTCCAAAGCCACCATTATAGTCTTTCCTTGCAAATTCCACAACACCATCTGCTGTCGCATACACTGGCGTCCCGACTTCTGCACTAAAATCCACCCCTGCGTGCAAATGCTCTCTACGCAAAATAGGATGGAGGCGATAGCCAAAATAATCAGAGATTCTCCGATAATAATCCATTGGGTAGCCATTGGGGATAAACTTCATCACAAATGCTTTTTGAATACTCGCCAAAGACACATTTTCGATCCTCTCTTGCAACCCATAGCTTAGATTCTCATAGTTTGCAGAATCAGATGGCACCCCCACCATTCCTTCCAAATACTCCACACGCTCCCCAATCAGCTCAAGCTCTTCGACGCGACGGCTGACTAGCTCGTTGAGCTGATTGTTGGAAATAAGCATTTTGTCATACTCATTGACAAGCATTTGGTTGCTCATAGCAAGGTTGTCAAGCTCATTGTTAAAAACGCGAATCGACACCAGAGCAAAAAAAATCAAAGTGACAACAAAAACAAGAAAATACCAAAGAAAATATTTAAACAAAATATGGATATTAAAGATTTTGCTTCCCTGCTCATCTGTGAGCATAATCACCAAGCGTTTATCACAAGCCTGCATCGGTTTTTCCTTGATAATCTAAACGATAAGTGCGTAATTGCGAGAGATCTTCAATCGCCCAGAGCAAAGAAGCCCATTTGATGTGTGCGGTGTTTTTGAAAAATGATTCAAAATTGCCTCCATTCCAAGAGATGTAGTCCATTGCATTTTGATACCCACCCAAAAATCGAATCTCATAATACAAGCGCGCACCAGCACTATTTCCACTATTGCCCGAATACCCCAACAACTGCCCCTTTTGCACAAATGCACCGCGTTTGACTGCGATTTTGGACAAATGTGCATACATCGAGCTAAATCCATAAGAGTGCACAATTTTTACAAAACGCCCATATCCACTGTTGCCATTACGCACCAAATCCACGATGCCATCTGCTGTCGCATACACAGGCGTATCTACAGCCACGATATAATCCACTCCCGAGGCAATCCCTGTGATATTTTTCAATGGATGAATGCGTTGTGAAGAAGAGA
This window contains:
- a CDS encoding YhdP family protein, with the protein product MHKPKKKSNKILITLSVLGGFIAIALLYFFFLLSSGIHLRHFQIYNTTLNGLYLKLDNKLVLTLDELVLTSDQSESSTLNPQDAFGWFQNSLIAMSYFQKIQIKKIIFPNKEQASILYDGKQYELIFPSLKAHFEITQKQDDLLLEVEKLDFEQMQIALKGSLNFSPHKKQLVFNLIANTYRENINESEKAIIKGDSNLKKLNVQIYTTPIKNLKAFQKEIAQLPTLDDWLMQKASFDSIRITNLYFTTTLDERFTKNLLKSLYAEVQVSNVNLKLQEALEPIQTPLLTMRYKSNKLGFELENPTYADISLQGSKVEILDLDSNPKTIVSLRSTNAVLDERMHQLLQAYDVDFDINQSSSLLDLKLQLAFSTNQDDTTRFEALGEITSQNAQLDIFGMPLFAKTLKTQLDITPEEQKIYITESEVALENPKLSGLIDCQIDLNTQQLTGEITPQLLDISFGDTPITQILKIQNATQPFDVQLDFADQTTLTIPEFETQIIFDTNKQINLENLSKLYPFSPMLQHLAIQAGSANLQTKDFEHFIIQTRLKQLTYPIFDSHWNPITELEATIKIDPHNFSLATTDNHLQIDFQDQFLKVLLKNYYFTTSAIQDNKVPILAFLAKNQEQEETTEAQQQHSDTPTLKVYFESQNSKIKYKQVIVPSDEIVINYKNGKIKGDLMYKNGIANLDFYDDIIKFKANNFSPSFVNTLFGKDIVEGGLFGIKGIYKNKVLRAEVEIQNTIFKNFATLQNVLGLIDTIPSLIVFKKPGLGANGYQIEQGRIRINLNDEYLALKKIDLVGNSIDVSGGGIITLATQEMDIALTISTIKSLSEVLSKIPIVGYLLLGKEGKISTGVILKGTLEKPKSEVTIAEDIISAPFKIIERIFTSD
- a CDS encoding FeoA family protein, with amino-acid sequence MTLFEGNPNQSYKVCAIHTQDMALKNRLFSMGISKDAKITIDCFTPNKATLAVQVNQTKIALRNTEAQNIIVEAI
- the nth gene encoding endonuclease III, translated to MSQKAQIIKKRFLLHYQHPKTELKYNNLYELLVCVMLSAQCTDKRVNLITPALFATYPTIAILAQADLEEVKSHIQSCSFFNNKAQNLIAMAQKVIQDFDGKIPHTQEELKTLPGVGQKTANVVLIEYFEQNFMAVDTHVFRVSHRLGLSKSKTAAKTEEDLVKLFRDNLSPLHQAFVLFGRYICKALKPDCQHCFVQDLCVTKQNFKP
- a CDS encoding chemotaxis protein CheX, yielding MNPLISSFIETIQSSINIKPTQISEGVRQGFVSSIKLQNQEIFFCCELTFLKLLASEMLFEDQPSQEILLDLSKELANLVVGHAKVLYSKQNKHLNLGTPQFWGEDYTIQQNNGLHFELNGTKCSIYME
- the fliN gene encoding flagellar motor switch protein FliN; amino-acid sequence: MAETSILNQDYEHTQKEVELAKSFETMMANYAGLLDMDVVFDAQLASTRLSLKDILKLEKGSVIDLQKPAGESVEAFVNGRVIGKGEVMVYEKNLAIRLNEILDSDAIVYYITRERI
- a CDS encoding energy transducer TonB, with the translated sequence MTQYRLIITCSLSLLLHLALIALFLHNSKELGFKKGVGDERINASSFRFSDANAQAKYAKNAQPQTQKSSSHLQKQVTKTKPQKNHNPQNQTTPNHPLQQTSTNQDKPQEDSLPPTPTYQASEAPPIEETLAFQLADTQTKQNISQFYGADFGQLGFEEKEFILNNLSYIGKITQRYLRYPPNAGMLAQSGGNVIEFYLHPNGDISDLKIIKESGYILLDRNSIKTIEIAYKDYPHPKTKTLIRFYINYYLRRH
- a CDS encoding DEAD/DEAH box helicase: MIASCLYKLAEQGLIDFELLLVADHNEASEACEMMEYLACGIKPFVLPHFRAIFGDDLRSFSQELSALFAILREFYAYEGKKLLISPFSSVVYRMPCAKHFGGLEIAPNQDLDLQAFQQKILDLGYEVVDLVEMEGEVSFRGDIVDIFVPSSANPYRISFFDNIVEDIKTFDLQTQICLNLHHQTLEIPPALFSLDAKEAESLQEEISQKCTQSLSADMRSFGFWFLQNKVLLPKVYKTAITPQAVVEAQSFFEFKEQSDLCLQDLEEFVVLHQDERYCDVAFELKNLANFIAGYGDRQIVLLAPQESMFEHLKYSYDLSGVKCEVSPCIVNILTPQKLILSINKKQKKLKKRRPKILLDELSVGEYVVHSDYGVGIFRGIVQTQVVGSVRDFMRIDYQGEDSLLLPVENLHLIDRYVANAGGVPTLDRLGKGTFAKLKEKVKGKLFEIAGSIIALAAKRDLLEGDQIILEDYELQNFQKHCGFNLTLDQSTSIQEILQDLGSGKVMDRLLSGDVGFGKTEVAMNALYAVCKNHFQGALVVPTTLLASQHYATLQKRFEPFGMRVAKLDSNSKDKKRVLENVANGEIDILVATHSVLGARFAKLGLLIVDEEHKFGVKQKEKIKELSQNVHLLSMSATPIPRTLNMALSSIKGMSVLKTPPKEREGVKTFVKEGDDGLIKEVISREMRRGGQVFFIHNHIASIEQKKQELLDLMPHLRIGIIHSKVGDLQEERVIADFAKGEYDVLLCTSIIESGIHLDNANTMIVEGADRFGIADLHQLRGRVGRGSKIGFCYFLLQDQGRLTQDARKRLLALERNSYLGSGASLAYHDLEIRGGGNLLGEAQSGHIKNIGYGLYLKMLEDCINTLSGRETLYAKSVELKLNVSAYLNPELIASDRLRLELYRRLSLCKSVTDVFEIQAEIEDRFGKLDVYSRQFLDLILIKILGGACGVKMISNYGQNISVQFNDATKEVLVANSKDDDDVLARVLEFLRKKSPNVCVDNN
- a CDS encoding bactofilin family protein; the protein is MAIFTQDHQHTNEGSGATIIASGTKIKGEIDTQCHLHIDGEFEGVIHSSHTINIGKSGVVNGEIYSEKLIVNGKFVGSVKSRVVEIMPQGKIDGKVTSHELVIERKGILTGESIVEDGDRLE
- a CDS encoding M23 family metallopeptidase, with the translated sequence MQACDKRLVIMLTDEQGSKIFNIHILFKYFLWYFLVFVVTLIFFALVSIRVFNNELDNLAMSNQMLVNEYDKMLISNNQLNELVSRRVEELELIGERVEYLEGMVGVPSDSANYENLSYGLQERIENVSLASIQKAFVMKFIPNGYPMDYYRRISDYFGYRLHPILRREHLHAGVDFSAEVGTPVYATADGVVEFARKDYNGGFGNLIKLDHSFGFRTFYAHLSNVLVARGDFVKKGQIIAYSGNSGLSTGAHLHYEIRFLGAYIDPKNFVEWNMKDFDLIFKKEKNIPWQSLLKIINTLMKEVEQPSLQVEQK
- a CDS encoding M23 family metallopeptidase is translated as MKNRFLLSVVDCDGSRQFNIHKNAKKIFLAFTLGVVLMIGAGFVLMYYLMGEIVDISHSKETMLEKYRYIYAQNQTLKDRINLKSNELIEVSKKVEDLEEIVNLGKNTDEVVASPVEIDSVSAFQKQILLQVIPNGNPLQDFTKIVSSSQRIHPLKNITGIASGVDYIVAVDTPVYATADGIVDLVRNGNSGYGRFVKIVHSYGFSSMYAHLSKIAVKRGAFVQKGQLLGYSGNSGNSAGARLYYEIRFLGGYQNAMDYISWNGGNFESFFKNTAHIKWASLLWAIEDLSQLRTYRLDYQGKTDAGL